From Drosophila santomea strain STO CAGO 1482 chromosome 2R, Prin_Dsan_1.1, whole genome shotgun sequence:
GTGAATTCAATTTCGAGTTGCTTTCTTTGCAGCTATCAGCTATAAGCCATCTGGTATCTGCTATGAGCCATCTCTTGTTTTATTCGATGGGCCAAGGTGAGCTTTATTATGGCAGCGGATTTTGCATGGAGCAGCACATATGGCGGATTGCCCCTGGTGCGGGGTTTTCAGGTGCCAGGTGCAAACACTGCACATGTCTGTGTTTACTCAATGGCCATCTACTACCAGCTTGGTTTGGCCATTCAATGTAACATAGCTGATACATACATGGGcttaaaaagtgaaaaataacCAATCGATTTGCATGGCAACGCACAAATTGGCATGGACCCGGGTCCCTCAACACCCCGAACAGAACGCAGAACCAACCGGTGGACTGCTGAACGAGCGGAAACGGTTGATTAGGGGTTCCTCGCCGGGCAGCACCAGCCTGGGCGGGACGAAATGGGTTTCCCAACTGATGGGCTCATGGGAGAGATCAGGGGTTGTTTAGATGGAGGGGCGCGGAAGGGCTCGAACCGCTCGcggcttgtttgtttgcatcTCTTACATTGTACTCGCCCCGGGAACCACCGACCTTTGTTTGGGTTACCTTTTTAGCttgtaatttatatatattttgtatacttCGATTGTATTTTGCCGGCTATCAAAATAAGAATTATGTAGCCGTGAATTCGAATTGTaggaaggggaagggggaagggggaaggggtGTGTTATCCAGGGCTATGGGCCTGGGAGTTCTTTTCCAGGGGGCGCAGCCCATTTGCCATGCTCTCAGGATCCCTTTGTTTGCGTATGTTTGCTGTTTACTCGTTCCACCTCAGAGTTTCGTTTTTCagcttttgcatttttttatcCCACCCAAAAGCCCAGACCGTGTCTGATGTGTAAGAAACAGCCCTCTGCCGCCGCACCGTTTTTGCACGGGTTGTTTGTCCGGAGTCGCAGAGTCGGAGAGTCGCAGAGCCGTAGATGAGGAGACCCGGAGACCATCAAACGGTCCGTGGAACGTTTTCAAGTTGCGGAAGCAATTGCGCGTGCTGAAGTTGTCGAATGCCTCAGCAGCtcgaatgggaatggaaatgcgaaACGTGAAATGTGAAAAGCGGCACAAAAGCCGTGCAGTCGGAGCTCCTCGTCACGCCCACCTCTGGGTACACCTCTATATCCTATGGCCATGGAACTGCACCTCCCACCCCCCAATCGTGGGATGGCCCTTGGAAAACATTTGACTCGGCTCGTTGGCGCATTTCAAAGCGCTGCTGGACGTGGAACTGTGGCTGCTCTGTTTGCCTAAGCGCTTTAAATTAGAGCGTGGAAAAGTGTGAAACTCCTGGCAAATACTGGACCTCAAACCCAGGGCCCTTTGATTTATGGCGGAATGAAGTTAAGCCATTCCTGGCCAGCCGTGCCGTGGAGCGTATCCAACTGGTTGCGGTTGGGTTTTATAGCTTGCTCGCGGGCACGCCtggtttttatttcaatttattttttatttttaaccaaAGAAGGAGCCCTCAATGTCGTGGCAATTAAAGATTGCACAAGCCAGCTGATAGATACTAAGCTGGCTATcggatatactcgtatgtagtGAAGCCAGGTAGGGTGTGTCCGCGAGTCGGTTCTGGGTAATGAGTAACTGACGGATTACTTACACTAATTGCTTTCCAAATGACGCTGCGATCTTGTTAAGGACAGCCATTATGTCTGCATGAGGGTCAGAGTTCAGGTAAAGATCGCATAGAGATCGCTGTGGAACAGCAGCACCTGTATGGGATTAACCTAGCGAGCGGAGAGGAGAAGGTTCTATTGTTCCATCTACCTGGGCACCAAATTACTTTAGTGTTTTATTAGCTTTCCTCTTCCTTTCGAGAATTTCTGGGTGGACAAGCAAACGCAAACAATTTGTAGATAGCATTCGCACTTGTCCGAAACGGAGTTTCCCCAGAAGAATGGACCGATTTCTTGGAATGGGAGGAGCATAAAGAAGGtgaagaaaaatatatacattatttttggtatataCCCGCCAtgtgagtttttttttaactcgACAAGTGCACGGCTCAGAAATTTCGTTTGTGCACTGTTTTGCGCAAATGACGATAACACATTTTTCTGATAATCAAAtgaacatatttataaaaaagaCAGATATTTGCATGTCCCATACGCGTGCTAATTTCTTCACAAAtaatgattaaaaaaaataatataaaaacgaaaaagttAGAAGTCAATTCCTTATACTCGTGTAGTATTGTAGCTATAACAAATAGCAATCTAGCTTTTCTTCCATAACTTAATGTATTCTTGAGCTAACAAACTGGCTAAAAATTGGGGTTTCCTTGTTATTTGGTTAGAACCCCTTGCGAAACAATcttaaaatggcaaaacagGTAAACAAAGGGTAGCATGTGTGCTTTTTCGAACTTCCGAAGGCGGAAAACGGCCTAAAAGGCAgcgcaaaaagaaaaatcaatcTGCTGTTGCGAAACTCAGCCCTCGAAACAGGTGGGGTGTGAGGTGTGGGGGGTGGCAGGGCTAGACCCCGTTTATAAGAACAGGCAGACCAAGTCGAGtaaacaaaactgaaaactaaGGTGACGCCTGAGTGAGTCACGGTCACTCACACTGGAGACCAGAGCCCCCAATACCAGTTAGAGCCCCCATTCCcagccaaaagccaaagcgGGACGGACAGAGCGACCTGCCCAGAGAGCGGGCGCCCATGGAGCGAAGAGagcaaagagagagagcgagagttGGAAAACGCGCCCCAACAAACGAAAGCTGACTTAGCCAGCGTACCCAAGATAATCACGAATCACCCACAAATAACTGACGAAACTCACCAGTTGGCAGAATGGCATTGTTCTCGCGCCTCCAGGTGATGGTGGGTGTGGGATAGCCGCTGGCGTAGCACTCCATCTGGACCTCGCTGCCCTCGCTGGCCACCACCGACTGCGTGGAGTTGTCCGAGATGACCGGGGGACGGCGCACAGATAGCTTCACCTCGGCGCTCACTTTGTGGACGGTGGATATCACCACTTGGCAGGTGTAGGTGCCCGCGTCTGTCTCCTGGATGTCCTTGATCTGCAGCTTGTAGGTGGACGAGTTGGGATCGTAGCGCAGCGAGAAGCGCGAATCCTTGATGACCAGCGTGGAGCCCGTGGAGAGGAAGACGGGATCGCTGTCCGTCTTCAGGAACAGCACGTTGTACTCTTTGGCATACTGTACGGAGCAATCGAACTCCACAGTGCCGCCGATATCCTTGATCTGCTCCTGCGTGATGTAGGATATGGTCGGGGTTCGCTGGGCCAGCGTCTGCTGCACGAAAATGGCCAGGAGCAGGGTGCTCCACACGCAGTTCGAGATACTCGGGCGCCACATCTTAGAAATTGACTTTTAGCACCACACCCTGCAAGCGCGCgatacaatatatataatgttTCCCAAGAGCTGCGCTCCAAGATCTCAATCTTCTCCAGAGGGCGAGAGCGCGGCGAAGACGTCTCCAAAAAAACCGAAGACAACTATCGCCGTTTCGTTCTTGTGCACACCTAACGCGGATGCTGAACTGCAGTCTCCACACTTGTCTTCTCGCTCTAAGCTGGTTTCAGACTTCTTCTCTCGATCAGTCACGAGTTTTGGTCAAGACGGAGGTAACGCGCCGGAGAGTCAACTGCACAGTTCGAAAGTCGCGAAACGAATGAGTCTCAGGCTTTGAAAAGTGCGCCCACAAGAGCGCGAGTCGCCTGGAGATGGGCACTTGAAATGTGCCTAATAAAGGCGGCAGTGTTATCGGTGCGGAACTCTGCTAACATCATAGCGCAGACTCAAGTCTTCGATAAATATGGTTGATATATTAAGTGGAGACATGCACCCGCAAATCAAGTGGCAACCACAGTGATCAAATGGCATCCTCGAATTAACTCGAAGTTTCAAATTTGAATAcagaaaaatgcattttttgtgATTGTTTAAAATGcctttttatttagttttctccgttttgtaattttattcaGTAGTTATGTATAAGTTCTATAAATGTCGGATTTTTTCTATGTCGTGCTCTATTCCGTTACGATTATATGGTATAACTTTTCTTGTATGAATGCATATTATAAAtggataatatatataaatcgtGTTTAGTTTTTCGTTTTAGTGTTCAACATTGGGTTTCTCTTTCATGTGACTCAAATAGTTGTTGGCTTTATCGTATCTCAAAGTGTATATAATGTATAGCATTTAGAATTTGATTTTAGGTTCTCAACAAGTTGCTAGTTATTAAGTACATAATATGTCAATGTCTATATCGTATTTGTATTATGCATTACgtgatttgattttcaatttgttatGTTTCTTGGTAATAAATAACCGCAGCGCGGCGCGGGTGCTTACAAAATCTAAAAGCCAATTACGAAATCGCGGAAACCTAAAATGAAAACACCATACCTTCTATTGCCCTTTATCAGTACGTAAAAGTATCGTAAAAGTTTCAACGAGATTCAAAGGATTTGCGACTTCGAAGAGCAGTGCAACTGCAAGTCTTTTTATAAGCTATATTCATATCTTATGCttcaataaaataatcatATAGATGCATATATCTGTTTACATACAATGTTTCCGTGTAGATACCAATCCTCAAAGTATAAATTATAATGATTAAGGTAGTGTAGGCTACGGCTCAGTAAAgtaatcaataaataaattgctcTAAGTCAACGTATGAGTTAAGGTAAGGTAGAAAGCTAAGCGAGAATTCGTCTTCATCCATCCAGTTGCCTCTGGAGATTCCCAGTCCTGCGGTAGCCAGTCCACTGGTAGCCACGTCTTAGTTCTTTTGCGAGTTAAGACTCCATTGTGCAAACTGCTCCTGCCATTGGCTATTCGCATTTGCCTGTGGAAACATAAGACGCTGTATTAAAAGAAGTCATCGAAACCACCTGTAGTCTATTCAATCGTACTCAGGATAAGTCTTTGGCATGCAAGGCAAATGGAAAGTGGCAATCACTACACTAGCTACAGGATATATAGATATACGAGTatagttgtattatttttggaATATCGAGTGCATGTACAGAGAGAAAAGGTAAATAAGGATAGACACAACGGCAAGGAACAACATCTAGATCAACAGTGAGCAGGATTTCTTGGCGAAATCCTTTACCTTTTCATTCCACTCTTGGTTATACGATTGAGATTCGTCGAAATCTGAAATTGATCAAGTTTGCGGTGAGCATATGTATTATCTGTATCAAGGctcaaatcaaaatcagacAATTTATTCGAATCCTTTGAGTCAAGCAGCCAACGTGAATCAAATCTAGAGACTAACTAGAATGAGCTGACTGAGATTGCTATAGAGAGACGGTTGAGAGTGGTGCAGCAATGATGATGAGCTATGGTAGTAGAACTATAGAAATAACTATAGATAGATCCCCGACTTCAAACTACCTGAGGTGGAGTGGAAATTCGTGAGTCGAGCGAGCTAAGATGGTCTATACTGTAGAGGCAGTagattttgcatattttaccTGATCGCAGAGTATATAACCTACGACGAACACTTTATAAATTCAGACTATACTTCATGATATAAGCGTGCATGATCAGCTGCAGTTCATCGATTGTCTCACCGATCTCGTGCAGCGCCGGGAAACCGGCCTGGTCATCGTCGATGAACAGCTCCGGGTGGTTGCGGTAGCCCAGGATGCGGTTCACCTGGGACAGCTCCTCGCCCTGCCCGAAGGTGTAATCAAAGTGGTCCTCCTCCTGAACGCCAGTACCCAGTACGGGGTACCTGGTGTATGGATCCCCGAATGGAGCTGCAGCTCCCTCGCACTCGAGATCCTCGTCGGTGCGGAACACCTCCTCGTACTCCCCGCACTCGCAATCGTTGCACTCGCACTGACTCGAGTCCGCGGACTCGCCACCCTCGATGTGTCGGAATTCTTAATCGGATTTTTTGGgcgattttgtttgttttggtttggtttatTGGATGGGCAGGGTCCCCCGATTTAACATACAGAAGAAATGAGCGAAAATTATAAAGGGCAACTAACCAAACTGGGAGGAGCtcaatatttcaatatttgcaGCACTTTTTCTTATGCCGTCTATTGGGGTAATAATCTAAAATCAAATGGTttgaaaaaaacaaagaaaacaaaacgaaaagttGGTCGCTTTAGAGAAGTGGGAACCAGCAGGAGTAGGAGGAGCGATTcagatcggatcggatcgatGCAGCCCGGGACAACTTACCCAGTGGCATGATGAAGCGAGCCTGCGGCAGGGAGCTCGCCGGCTGGGGACCCAGATGAGCCCTTCCCCGTCCTGGAAAATGGCCAGACCCAAAGACAATACGCACACCGAAAAAGAACACGGATAAGCACAGAGTGAAAACATTCCATTTGGAGCTGGgattgtgtttgtttttggtggCTCTAGAAGCGGTGCTACTACGAAATCTACGTGCTGGTGCAGTGCAGACCACCATTCACGGGCAACTCTGGGAtagcaggagcagcagatgcagatgcaagatgcaattgcagttgcagatttGGAAGCGTAAGCGGTTGGTAAGATGGGATCGAATCCAACGATTTACCTGCGTTCAGGTCGCTGACCATGTGGGAAATGGCCGACGTTAGATGATCGGCAGCCTCATTGAGCTCCGCGTCGggattcagattcggattcatACTCTGATTCGGATTCtgattcggaatcggattGAGGCTGGGAATGGCACTGAcattggcagtggcagtggcagtggtggTGCGCATTGGCGGTGGCGCTGCGAAGGCGAAGCGATCAAGAAACGAGTGTGTTTTTGGGCGTGAGAGCGTGTGTTTTGGGTGTTTGGTCAGGTGATATTCGTTTGGGATATTGGTTTTTGGGTGTGTGTTTTGCCAGTGGCGGTGTTACCGCATTGTTGAGCGGAGTATACGATTAATATCTGTCTGAACCCAGGCCTAAACTTTCGCGTTAACCAATTGCACGCAGGGGATATCAGAATTTTGACATGAACGAACCTAACCGAAGAGTAACCCAAGGGACAGACCCACCAATCCCTACTCACTTGCACTTCCGTTGGCGGCGAAGGCGCTGCGCATATCGCTGCTAATCTGGTTGAGCTGCTCCAGCTGACTCTGGCTGAATGGCCCGTGGCCATgagcctgctgctgctgttgctgttgaagGAGTTGCTGCTGGCTGGCCCTGACTCCTCCTGCCATCGGATGTTGCTGCATCTGCTGTGCGTGCAGCGCACTCATGGGGGAGGTGCCCAGGATGCCAGCTCCTCCGGGCATTGGTGGGGATTTGCCGGAACGAGGACTCGAGTTGGGCGTGGAGCGAGGCGATGCTGTCTGCTGGTTCTTCAGCATTCGCATCAGTCCCTCCAGTTGCTCCATTAGCTGTCGTCGCGAATCCTGCAGGGCACCCAGGTGACCCTCTAGTTCTCCTTTCCGCTGCCTTAGAGCACGCAGTTCATTGATTAGCGCCGGATTCTCGGGGGCCATTTGCTCCGTCTCCTGTTGACGCCTCAGGCGCGCTATCTCGCGCATTATCTCCTTGTTCTTGGACTCCAGTTGGGCAATAAGCTCGCGTTGGGCTCGCGAGTTATCTGTGCCTATTGGTGTGGCATTGTCGGGCAAGTTGGATGGCTGTGAATTGCATTACCATTAAAAAAGGACTTAAAAACTGGGTTGGCTCACTCACCGCTCGGTTTTCCTGGGCCAATCTGGCGGCATAGCGGGCAATCAGGCGGTGCTCCTCGTCGTTGGCAGATGCGGCGGCCACGCGAGACATGGTAGTGCCGGCAGTGCCGCTGGCGCTGTCCAGACTGCGGCCTGTGGCCCGCGAGTCGAGCGTGCTGGAGCGATCGAAAAGGCCGTGCTGGCCCGGAAGACCCGGATGGGGGCCGTGGTGGCCATGTACGAGGCCCGAGGGGTCCGAGAAGCCGTTGTGCGAGGGCAGCGGCGAGGGCGGCACGATGTGCGACAGGTTGAGCGTCTTCTCCGGCTGGTCGGGGAAGCGGGGGAGCACCTGCACCGTCTTCTCGGGCACACAGCGGAAGCTCTTGCGCAGCGAGTGACCGATCTGTTTGCTGGGCGACTTGTAGCTCGAGTACTCCTTGACCTCGTGATCGTTCTGGTGGTTCAGCGATGTCTTGCCGTGCCAGAAGCACTCCTGACACAACTGGTAGGCGTGACACCGCTGACAGCGATAACGAAACCCGGTGAAGTTTTCCTTGTGGCAAACAGAGCAGACAGTCGGATGCACAATGGTCTCCACGGTGGCCAGCCGGTGCACCAGCGGCAGCCAGACGAGGCAGGACGGCCCCGGCTCGGACATCAGCGTGGCCATAAAGTCGTTCACCGTCACCTTGTTCTCGGCCGGGAAGATCTCCTCCTCGAGCCCCTCCTTGTAGTGGAATGTGGGCGACTCGTACACGGCCGCCGGCAGGGCCAGCACTTCGCGCAGGAACTCGCCCAGCTTCCAGGCCACCAGCTGTCCAGCGCCATCCGAGATCTGCGAGAATATGTCTGTCcaggggaaaaggggaaatCTAGTTTATTTGGAAACCACATGGTGTGTGCTACTCACATCTTAGTTTGTCCACCAGTTTGCCAGAGCACATGGTGGCCAGGGCCACTTTGATGGAGAACACGCGAATCTTGCCCGAGTTATCACTAGAAATGATGAAAGTAGTTGGATATTTTAAAAGGGTTTTTAAAAGATAATGGGCACGCACCTTGTGTACGCAGCCAAGAGCCAGTTGAGCAGCAGACCCGCCTTCGAGTCCACGGGCACCTGCTGAGCGGTGGGCAGGCGCTTGTTAAGGTTGTGGTAGAGGGAGGAGACCAGGGTTTCCAGCCTGGCCACGCTCACCTCGCTCTGCGGCTCCAGGGTGTTCAGCCCATTCTCGCGGAAGGCCTCGATCACATTCCATATGTCCACCAAATGCAGATTGGTGGACTTTTGTATGTAGCGCAGCTTGGAGGCGGTGCGGTAGGAGGCGAATCGAATGGAGTCGAAGGTCTGCAGGCGCAGGTCCTGCAGTATGGCCACTCGCGGCTCCAGCTCCATTCCTGGATACTATGTGGTGGAGACTCGCctggaatttaattaaagcgcaaatgcaaatgataaGCATAATCGTTAATAGTTATAGTTATGCAGTAGCTTCCAAGTGGATGGGTTTAAGCGGTGGGAGAGGAGGATTTGGAGCAGACCACACCACCTCTGCCCCAGCAGAAGGATTCTGTGTCTGCGTAGGGAATCTATTCATTCCCCTTTTTGCATATTCCATTGTGTTTGGCGCCTGGCTGCGACAGACTGCACTGGGAATTTAAGTAAGTTCTTGACTAAATGCCCTGCTAATAGAACGATTTTCAATGATATAAGCAggtaaataaatgtatatatgtcCCAAACTTGATCCAGAAAATCATTTAGTTCTCAACAGTAGATATTAGGATTTCAAAGagttttaagtttaagttaagttaaaaAGGCAACGGACATTTCCTGAAGATAATCATTGTACTTAAATTATCCTTTATAAACCATAAGCCCATAAACTTATGATTCAATTTCTTGGAAACTGAGCAAGCGATTGGCGACACTCCCTCCTGGCTTTAAAATTTTCGCCAGTGTGGTGCCATTGTCTGGTGGCTGCTGGAGTGGGTGCCTCCGTGCTGGCGGCAGTTGCCGGAAGAGGAAGTGAGCAATCGAGGGTGGCAGATGGCGAATCCCCCGCCGCTGATCCCGCCGCAGCTAGTTAGTGAAACAAAGCGAATTTAATAATCCGCCTACGCGCTAAAAGTTTCTGCTATCGCATAAACCGCTTTACCAGTCCAATTAATCGAGAAGAATGCCACGCAGCTTCCCTTTCCACCGGTGGAGCATACTCATCATATCCTTGAAGCATAACTCCACGCTAGAAGGGTGTCGACAACTTCAGAAGTTGCTGTCGCATCACGCTTCTCGTTCCCAAGTTTTCGCAATTGATTTTCCATCTTTCACGAGAGGGAGCGAAAAAATGTCCTTGGAAAAAGGCGAGCAGACGACTCTGAGTCATCGTACGAGAATAATCAGAGAACTTTTCTGTGCGGATCTGGTTTTCATTTCTGGCTCACAATGCcagcatacatacatatgtacgagtatgtcCCATCCTGTCCTGTCCTGCCCGCCTGCCATGTCCTTTCATCACCCAGAGCCGGCCCATTTAAACAAGCATTCTCATTTAAATGCCGCTTCCTTTTCCTGCTGCCCTCTGTCAACTAAATGATAGTGTTATTGCAAGACGGGGAAAATGCCGAGGGGAGGTGAGAGGGCGCGCCCAAactgaaattcaatttcaaactgcaaactgcgaATGAAACTGGAGCTGAGATGATGAAGTAGATGACGGGAATGGGCTGTACTGCGAGAAAAATCCCTCTGAATTTGTATTACAAGATATTCTAGAAAGTGGAGTTTTGAAAACTCCCTCgcactttaaaattttagGACGTAAGTGGTATGGTTATCCGGATGTTTGGGGATTGAGGATGATGAGTCACAAGGCACCGGCGTTCCTCTGGTCCCGCACCTCCACTTGGTCGCACGTAAATAGAGCAACTACAGCCATTAGGACATGTAGATATAAATATGCGCACACACCCActtacactcacacacacgcatctACACccccacccacacccacacccacacccacacactcgtCCTCGCACTAGCACACTCACAAATTCTTGGGCACGAGGCGAATGCTCTGCAAACATTTGCGCtggaaagtatgcaacaaGACCTGGCTGAATAATTTCAACTCGGCCAAGAGAAGTGgatgtgtggatgtggatgtggacggGGACGGGATTGGCACGAGGGATGGACCAGGGATGACGTGGATGGGAATTCCGCATTGCCAGCGGCTGCTGCAGTTTTGATGCTGCCACTTGCCCCGAGCGTTGACATCCTGCTTCTGCATCCTCCTCTTCGCATGAGCATCTGCCAAGTGGCCACCCACCGATTATACGCACACGGAAAGAAATTATAATCGCTCTAAAAAGTACGCCATGAATTATTTTAGATTTGTATGGGATCATGGAAATTGGACATTCCTAATTGTGCAGCATGcgttttatattaaaatgtatctttGGCGCTGAAAGTTTGAGTATGCGCACCTATTGAAAATACAACAGGGGTTTTAATCGCTCTAAATGTTATTTTCAGTGAACAAAAATGGGGCTAAGGAGGCTAAGGGGGCGTGCAGCCCTATTCGTGTCATTCGGATATCTCCGCACTAAGAATTCTCTTTTCGCCCGTGTCGACAGCATATTAAATTCCATTGCAAGTGTCCCTGTACCAAACACCTCCTTGTTCTTTGGGGATTTGTCCAATTGCAACcgcaattgcaattgctggCAGCTTTTGCTGTGGTCAGCCAGCAGCTCAATGCCTTGTTTCACATATTTCAATTGTctattgtttatatttttcctGCCATTTGCTTAGAAGTTCCTCTCTAAATAACCAGCCAGCTTGCCAAACTTTTCTATACGGATCTGCTGCCTGTGGCACTTCTAGCGACAACTTTGCTCGAAACTTTAAGTTGAAATCATTAAACCAGAAGTTTGGGAAATGGGTCGAACTGCAGAATGCAGAAGAGGAAACGCAAATTCAGGCAACATTTATTTTGgatataaagtatttaaaaacTTTGGCAGCACGCGGCATTTCATTAGGAAGAAGTCTGAATGGCAGGCATTTCTTGGCAGTTAGATTTTCAGGTTAGCCCAGGTCTtgctatatttatatttacatggAAAAGGAGTAGTATCCAAATGGCCACAGCTATAAAGCAACAAAagaataaatgcatttaattagcATATCAGCAAAAGTGGATAAGTTTCCCCTATGCGGCGAGAGCTTAAAATCAGCAGGCCAAATAGCCAGCCATCCGACCATCCATCACCTGCCTGGGTGACCCCAGGTGAACCCAAAAAGAACTCCGGGGACAGCTAAGTCAGCCGGAGCGCACGTTGATGCTCAATTTACTAACTGAGCtgaaagaaaaacgaaaagaaaaaagcaaCAGGGAGCTCGAGGGACGAGGAGCAAAGCGGAGAAACCGCATGGATGAAATATGAATAGCAAcaaggacgaggatgaggatgaggacgacgacgacgacgaggacgaggacgaggacgagtacgagtacgatAGCGTGTCCAGGACCTGCATCAAAGTTTCCCCTCTGCCATCTGCCACCTGCCACGTTTTGCCTTTGCTGTGCGCTTTTCCCGCAAAGCAGAAATTAAACAAGTTTCCAGCTGAAAGTCCTCCGTGTCCTGGGATTCCTCGCCGAGTCCCGTGAGCTCCCATGAGTCCTGGGTGCTGCTGTTTTATGCCATTTGCGTGCCAGGGAAATCAAAGCCAAACAACTGGCTCCAGCGATGATAACTGGGCACATAATTTGCAATTCCAGAGCGCGACAATGGAGGGCGGGTAGAGGCGGTGACTAGGATTTATTCCGTGTTAATTCCGACTTTTCCGTTTTTGCAGCTACAGCAGGACAGGAGATTGCATGTCTGCCCGAATTGATCAGCACAAATCGCTGGCAGAGGCAATAACCTTTTGTCCACGTCCGAGGCTCGAAAAATGTATGGCCAAAGGCAGATGGCATAAGGCTGGCTGCGAACTACCAGGTaagttaattgaaaaatcGAGCCAACTGTGGATGTGCATATGCTCCATTTGGCATAATTGATGGGCCTGCCTGCAAAGGAAGTCCCATAACTTGGATGTGCTCATTTGTGCACTGGGAAAATATTGTGCAACTACACTCGTTTCCAAGAAggtaatacatatataaaatataaacattatGGCTTAGAATTCGCTGGTTATTGCACACATTTTATCCCTAAAAACCTCGATAATCAATATGAAGCGATTTCTTTTTCACCGTGCTGCAACCAAACCATCAAAGGCGAACGAAATTAGTCCATGAGCACGATAAAAGCTGGTCACAAGCCAGAAGAAACACCCGCTCCCGGTGGAAGGAAGTGGTGTCCCAGTTAGACGAGGCAACTGTCATCAGCCTCGTCAGAATGCGCAAGCGGAGTAATTATGTGTACAGCTCGCAATGGGGGCAACCAGGAAGGGGATGGAATGGAGCTtagtggagtggagtggagtggagtggagagGCAAGAATGTGGGGCGGTGGCAGGATCTGTGCCACTTACTACACGCAACTCAACGGGCGAGGGCGGGAGCGGGAGCGAAATGCACATTCCTCGGCAACACAAAGCACCATTAGTTGTCGCCGCTCAAGGATTTCCAAAGGGATTGAGCCACCATGGCACCAGGCAGTTGGATAAAGTGTATACCGAAGAGCTTAAGAAACGGAGCCATTCGCATCGTTTGAAGTTGGAGTGGCAGCTGACGCACTCTGCAGAGTTTACTGTGGCCATAATCCCCAGATCCCGGGGCATTACCTGTCCGCTCTTTGTTCTCCCAACCAGACAGCCCAGCCAGCCCAGCCA
This genomic window contains:
- the LOC120444999 gene encoding dystrobrevin beta isoform X3, yielding MELEPRVAILQDLRLQTFDSIRFASYRTASKLRYIQKSTNLHLVDIWNVIEAFRENGLNTLEPQSEVSVARLETLVSSLYHNLNKRLPTAQQVPVDSKAGLLLNWLLAAYTSDNSGKIRVFSIKVALATMCSGKLVDKLRYIFSQISDGAGQLVAWKLGEFLREVLALPAAVYESPTFHYKEGLEEEIFPAENKVTVNDFMATLMSEPGPSCLVWLPLVHRLATVETIVHPTVCSVCHKENFTGFRYRCQRCHAYQLCQECFWHGKTSLNHQNDHEVKEYSSYKSPSKQIGHSLRKSFRCVPEKTVQVLPRFPDQPEKTLNLSHIVPPSPLPSHNGFSDPSGLVHGHHGPHPGLPGQHGLFDRSSTLDSRATGRSLDSASGTAGTTMSRVAAASANDEEHRLIARYAARLAQENRAPSNLPDNATPIGTDNSRAQRELIAQLESKNKEIMREIARLRRQQETEQMAPENPALINELRALRQRKGELEGHLGALQDSRRQLMEQLEGLMRMLKNQQTASPRSTPNSSPRSGKSPPMPGGAGILGTSPMSALHAQQMQQHPMAGGVRASQQQLLQQQQQQQAHGHGPFSQSQLEQLNQISSDMRSAFAANGSATPPPMRTTTATATANVSAIPSLNPIPNQNPNQSMNPNLNPDAELNEAADHLTSAISHMVSDLNADFDESQSYNQEWNEKANANSQWQEQFAQWSLNSQKN
- the LOC120444999 gene encoding dystrobrevin beta isoform X5, with the protein product MELEPRVAILQDLRLQTFDSIRFASYRTASKLRYIQKSTNLHLVDIWNVIEAFRENGLNTLEPQSEVSVARLETLVSSLYHNLNKRLPTAQQVPVDSKAGLLLNWLLAAYTSDNSGKIRVFSIKVALATMCSGKLVDKLRYIFSQISDGAGQLVAWKLGEFLREVLALPAAVYESPTFHYKEGLEEEIFPAENKVTVNDFMATLMSEPGPSCLVWLPLVHRLATVETIVHPTVCSVCHKENFTGFRYRCQRCHAYQLCQECFWHGKTSLNHQNDHEVKEYSSYKSPSKQIGHSLRKSFRCVPEKTVQVLPRFPDQPEKTLNLSHIVPPSPLPSHNGFSDPSGLVHGHHGPHPGLPGQHGLFDRSSTLDSRATGRSLDSASGTAGTTMSRVAAASANDEEHRLIARYAARLAQENRAPSNLPDNATPIGTDNSRAQRELIAQLESKNKEIMREIARLRRQQETEQMAPENPALINELRALRQRKGELEGHLGALQDSRRQLMEQLEGLMRMLKNQQTASPRSTPNSSPRSGKSPPMPGGAGILGTSPMSALHAQQMQQHPMAGGVRASQQQLLQQQQQQQAHGHGPFSQSQLEQLNQISSDMRSAFAANGSANFDESQSYNQEWNEKANANSQWQEQFAQWSLNSQKN
- the LOC120444999 gene encoding dystrobrevin beta isoform X6, with the protein product MELEPRVAILQDLRLQTFDSIRFASYRTASKLRYIQKSTNLHLVDIWNVIEAFRENGLNTLEPQSEVSVARLETLVSSLYHNLNKRLPTAQQVPVDSKAGLLLNWLLAAYTSDNSGKIRVFSIKVALATMCSGKLVDKLRYIFSQISDGAGQLVAWKLGEFLREVLALPAAVYESPTFHYKEGLEEEIFPAENKVTVNDFMATLMSEPGPSCLVWLPLVHRLATVETIVHPTVCSVCHKENFTGFRYRCQRCHAYQLCQECFWHGKTSLNHQNDHEVKEYSSYKSPSKQIGHSLRKSFRCVPEKTVQVLPRFPDQPEKTLNLSHIVPPSPLPSHNGFSDPSGLVHGHHGPHPGLPGQHGLFDRSSTLDSRATGRSLDSASGTAGTTMSRVAAASANDEEHRLIARYAARLAQENRAPSNLPDNATPIGTDNSRAQRELIAQLESKNKEIMREIARLRRQQETEQMAPENPALINELRALRQRKGELEGHLGALQDSRRQLMEQLEGLMRMLKNQQTASPRSTPNSSPRSGKSPPMPGGAGILGTSPMSALHAQQMQQHPMAGGVRASQQQLLQQQQQQQAHGHGPFSQSQLEQLNQISSDMRSAFAANGSASKCE